The following are encoded in a window of Brevibacillus sp. DP1.3A genomic DNA:
- a CDS encoding DUF2953 domain-containing protein, giving the protein MVWVLLGLLGLFVLLVITPIQLTCLYSREGDNDQLEITIAAWGIIRRKYEIPILLLKMTEAGPELVAKVETIQHGSKLREKVKDFTRRQVKIWYRNYRDVLERVRDLLPLLKDLFKQIRCTKLEWHTLLGTGQAAETGALTGLIWGVKSLIVGILSHSISLQTKPAMSVQPVWNQALLHTKVQAVLHFYLGQFVFYALKVFLRIRKNKQRKWQAAPTRA; this is encoded by the coding sequence TTTGTCCTACTAGTGATCACGCCAATACAGTTGACGTGTTTATACAGTCGCGAAGGTGATAATGATCAATTGGAGATTACGATTGCAGCTTGGGGTATCATTCGCAGGAAATACGAAATTCCCATTCTCCTCTTGAAAATGACAGAAGCTGGGCCTGAGCTTGTTGCAAAGGTGGAAACGATCCAGCATGGAAGCAAGCTTCGGGAAAAGGTCAAAGATTTTACGCGGAGACAAGTGAAGATATGGTATCGCAATTATCGTGACGTGCTGGAAAGAGTACGTGACTTGCTGCCTTTGCTAAAAGACCTGTTCAAACAAATTCGCTGTACGAAGTTAGAATGGCATACGTTGTTGGGCACAGGTCAGGCAGCGGAAACAGGGGCGCTGACAGGACTAATCTGGGGAGTAAAAAGCCTGATAGTCGGGATTCTCTCCCACTCCATCTCTTTACAGACGAAGCCTGCCATGAGTGTACAGCCTGTCTGGAACCAAGCACTTCTACATACGAAAGTTCAAGCGGTGTTGCATTTTTATTTGGGCCAGTTCGTTTTCTATGCGCTAAAAGTTTTTCTGCGGATTCGAAAAAATAAACAGCGAAAATGGCAAGCTGCGCCTACGCGTGCTTAA